One Triticum dicoccoides isolate Atlit2015 ecotype Zavitan chromosome 3B, WEW_v2.0, whole genome shotgun sequence genomic window, caaaaggatataagatagtaatgatggtaccacttacttgtggcactgccatgtaagtcatattggtgtaaaacacatgatgaagctccatgttgatggatctttagactcactcatttttgaaaagtttgagacatgcaaaccatgtctattagtgtatacgcatgaagaaactccatgcagatggatcgtttggactcacttgattttgaatcacttaagatatgcaaatcataccacataggcaagatgactgaaaagcctcgttttcagtaaaatggaacaagatagcaacttgctggaagcaacacattttgatgtgtgcagtccaatgagtgctgaggcatgcagtgaaaatcgttatgttcttacttcacggatgatttgagtagatactgagtatatttacttgataaaacacaagtctgaattattgaatggttcaagtaatttcagagtgaagttgaagatcattgtggcaagaggataaaatgtctatgatacgatcataaagatgagtatctgagttacaagctttggcacgcaattaagacattgtggaaattgtttcacaattaataccgcctggaacaccatagtgtgatggtgtgtccgaacatcatagttgctccctattggatatggtgcgtaccatgatgtctcttatcgaattaccactatcgttcatgggttaggcattagagacaaccgcactcactttaatagggcaccacataattccgttgagatgacaccgtgagaactgtggtttaaagaaacctaagctgtcgtttcttgaaagtttggggctgcgacgcttatgtgaaaaagtttcatcatgataagctcaaacccaaaacggATAATTGCATCTTCATataacacccaaaacagttgggtatacctcctaattcagatccgaaagcaatagggattgtttcttgaatcgagtcctttctcgaggaaaagtttgtctcgaaaagttgagtgggaggatggtggagacttgatgaggttattgaaccgtcacttcaactagtgtgcagcagggcacaggaagttgttcctgtggcacctacaccaattgaagcagaaagcttatgatagtgatcataaagtttcggatcaagtcactatcgtacctcgtagggtgacaaggatgcgtactgcttcagagtggtacagtgatcctgtcttgaaggtcatgttgctagacaacaatgaacctacgagctatggagaagcgatggtgggcccaaattccgacaaatggttagaaaccatgaaatccgagataggatccatgtatcagaacaaagcatggactttggtggacttgcccgataatcggcaagccattgagataaatggatctttaaggagaagacggacatggacggtaatgtcaccgtctatgaagctcgacttgtggcgaagagtttttcacaagttcaaggagttgactacgatgagattttctcatccgtagtgatgcttaaagtccgtcggaatcatgttagcattagctgcatttatgaaatctggcagatggatgtcaaaacgagtttccttaccagttttcgtaaggaaaggttgtatgtgatacaatcagaaaggttttgtcgatcctaaggatgctaacaggtatgctagctctagcaatccttccatggactggagtaagcatctcggagttggaatatgcactttgataagatgatcaaagattttgggtttatacaaagtttatgagaaacttgtatttccaaagaagtgagtgggagcactatagaatttctgataagtatatgttgttgacatattgttgatcagaaatgatgtagaatttctggaaagcatatagggttatttgaaaggtgtttttcaatagaaaacctggattaagctacttgaacattgagcatcaagatctatgaggatagatcaaaaatgcttaatggtactttcaaatgagcatataccttgacatgatcttgaaggtgttcaagatggatcagtcatagaaggagttcttgcctgagatgtaaggtatgaagttcagacttaaagctcgaccacggcagaagagagagaaaggacgaatgtcgccccctatgcttcagacgtaggctctatagtatgttatgctgtgtaccgcaccggaagtgtgccttgccatgagtcagtcaaggggtacaagaatgatccaggaatggatcattagacagcggtcaaaattgtccttataacaaataaggacatgtttctcgattatggaggtgataaagagttcggcgtaaagggttacgtcggtgcaagctttaacacctatccgagtgactctgagtagcaaaccggatacgtatagtggagtaaccatttggaatagctccaagtggagcgtggaagcagcatttacaatatgacatagagatttgcaaagtacacacggatctgaatgttgcagacccgttgactaaaacctctctcacaagcagaacatcatcaaaccccagaactcattgagtcttaatcacatgatgatgtgaactagtttaatgacactagtaaactctttggatgttggtcacatggcgatgtgacctgtcagtgttaatcacatgtcgatgtgaactagattattgactctagtgcaagtgggagactgttggaaatatgccctagaggcaataataaattagttattattatatttccttgttcatgataatcgtttgttatccatgctataattgtattgataggaaactcagatacatgtgtgggtacatagacaacaccatgtccctagtaagcctctagttgactagctcgttgatcaatagatggttacggtttcctgaccatggacattggatgtcattgataacgggatcacatcattaggagaatgatgtgatggacaagacccaatcctaagcatagcagaagatcgtgtagttcgttttgctagagctttttcaatgtcaagtatctcttccttagaccatgagatcgtgtaactcccggataccgtaagagtgctttgggtgtaccaaacgtcacaacgtaactgggtgactataaaggtgcactacaggtatctccgaaagtgtctgttgggttgacacggatcgagactgggatttgtcactccgtatgacggagaggtatctctgggcccactcggtaatgcatcatcataatgagctcaaagtgaccaagtggttggtcacgggatcatgcattacggtacgatttaagtgacttgccggtaatgagactgaacgaggtattgggataccgacgatcgagtctcgggcaagtaacgtactgattgacaaagggaattgcatacggggttgatcgaatcctcgacatcgtggttcatccgatgaaatcatcgtggaacatgtgggagccaacatgggtatccagatcccgctgttggttattgcccgagagccgtctcggtcatgtctgcatgtctcccgaacccgtagggtctacacacttaaggttcggtgacgctagggttgtatgaatatgagtatgcagcaaaccgaatgttgttcggagtcccggatgagatcccggacatcacgaggagtttcggaatggtccggaggtaaagatttatatataggaagtcttattttggtcgtcgGAAAAGTTtcacactttatcggtattgtaccgggagtgccgaaaggggtccgggggtccacctgccccggggggccacatgggctgtagggggtgctccttggcccatatgggccaagggcaccagccccaagaggcccatgcgccaaggagacttggagaggggagagtccaaagaggggaaggcacctccgaggtgccttggggaggatggactcctccccccctcttggccgcaccccttccttggaggaaggggcaaggctgcacccttccccctctcttgcgcctatataaagggaggggagggaggggtggccgaaCCAATaagtcctggcgcctccctcctccctgcaacacctcctcctcctcccgtagttgcttagcgaagccctgccggagttctgctgcatccaccaccacgtcatcgtgctgctggatcttcatcaacctctccttcccccttgctggatcaagaaggaggagacgtcatccgctccgtacttgtgttgaacgcggaggtgctgtccgttcggcactaggtcatcggtgatctgaatcacggcgagtacgactccatcaaccccgttccattgaacgcttccgcttagcgatctacaagggtatgtagatgcactctccttcccttcattgttggtttctccatagatagatcttggtgacacgtaggaaaaattttgaatttatgctacgttccccaacagagcacCCTAAGAGACAAAAGAAGGAAGAAAAACTACGGACGGAGACTTACATGTACGCCTGCGAGGAGGAAACCCAATAGGCTGACGCGGCACGTAATGCCTAGCAATCCCAGCGCTAGGCACCCGTCGAGAAGGGACAGCATCCCCAAGTCTAACAGCATGGCCGGTGCCAGTCATCGGCCGAGCAGCACCCCCACGCCCGGCAACAGGCTGGTCTACAGCGGCAGGCACCCACCAAGCAGCACACCCACGCCCGGCGACAGGCTGGTCTACAGTGGCAGGCACCCGCCGAGCAGCACCCGCACGATCGGCGACAGGCTGGACCCCAATGTCAGGCACCGTCCAGGCAGCACCCCGGCGCCCGGCAACATGCTGGGCTCCAGCGGCAGGCACCCGCCGAGCAGGACCCCGACGCCTAGCGATAGGCTGGGCTCCAGCGACAGGCACCTGATGAGTAGCATCCACACGGCCAGCAACACAATCAGAAACAGGGGCACACCCAATATTAGAACCTCCACGACCGCTGGCACGTCCACGACCAGCAGCAGCCCGCCCACGGCCACGCCCACGACCACCTACCAACCCAGCGACAGCTTCAAACGCGCCTTGACCACGAGCCGCAACCGGGGCACGTGCCATGTCAATGACCAGACAACGTCATATCGGAATGCTGGGCAAATAAGAAGCAAGACGCATAACATTAGAAGAAGGACCGATATAATCCTACATAGCATAACATCAGGCATTCAAGTGCATAAACCATCTTACATTATACCCATGTACCAGTAACATGGTCAGGTAAAGGATAAGATACACATTGAATAAAAGAACAATGAATATCCACGAGTTATTACAACCAGCCACTAATCATAGTATACATGCACAGCAACCCGACTCCGGAGAAGACGACCATCAGATAACCACCCCGAAGAGAAGACACCCTATCTAGAAAGTACATCTAAAAGCTACCGGCGATGGAGATCAACCCAACATATAGCATCTGCCGCCGTAAAGCAGATATTTAAATACAACCAGATGAAGATGTTTTATATTTTCTAAGTTTCTGATTCAGGATTGATAACCAAAACCAACCAATATTGTAACATTATTTTTAAAAGATGCTGGATATCTCCATCATCGTAACGGAATATAAGAACTCTTATCCGTGTGCAATAACCTAGACATGACATCTCCAGAGCACCGATTCAACTTAACTGAATAGGTAAATCAAACACAATTAGATCCTGATGCTCATCCTTGCCTTAACTAAAGTCAAACTCGATTTTAAGACACCTAATAAAACCAAAGTCAAGCCTATATTCATTTTCTGCATCTTGATGTTCATCCGTGCCTGAACTAAAGAAACCACGGACGATAAAATCTGCACAAGATCGCCTAACCTACGAGAGCCACGCCCTTTGCACACTTTCTCTGTGATATGCTATAAGAGCTACACCCTCTGAACACTTTCTTCGTGAACCCAACAACATCGAAAGACATAGAGGAGGCTAGGCGAGAGTAAAGAATCACCTTCAAAGAGAAGAGTGAAGCAACCTCGAGCACCAGCAATGGCATGACATACCAGCCCAGCAGCCAAAAGCAGAAACAGACCCCGACCAAGATGGACCAGCAAGAAAACCCTAAATAGATCCCTAAAAAACAACACAACCTTGGATGAGTACCTGCACATCAGAAACGGCAAAAACTGCTCTGCTGTATTCATATTTAGAAATATTGAGTAGCCATCTTTTGAAGTTCATAGTAACAAAAATACTCATGGGAATCAAGTAAATGGAATTGATCTATGAACTATAAGATATCAGGTAGCCATACCATTGTATAACACCAATTTATGAACCCTTAAATATCATGAAACACTATGGACAAAAGCTATGAGAAAATTACTGCTTTGCAGAAACAGCCAGCAACTTATTTTTATCGCCACGGCTAAACGGCTGAACCAAATTGAGTGAATGACCACTCAACACGATCGTGGGAACAACACCTACAAAACATTCCACATGCTCGTCCTCTCATTTTGCCATCTAGGAACTCGAAATCGCTGATTTCTGAATCTGAATACCTAAGAACAGCAGCAACAATGATTCCCAGCAACTTGTTTTTATCGCCACGGCTAAACGGCTGAACCAAATTTAGTGAATGACCACTCAAAACGATCGTGGGAACAATACCTACAAAACATTCCACATGCTCCTCCTCTCATTTTGCCATCTAGGAACTGAAATTGCTGATTTCTGAAGCTAAATACCTAAGAACAGCAGCAACACTGACCCCCCCCTAGTTCCCTCACCTAGGGCTCCTAATCCAGCCATATTCTCCAAGAATCATCACTTACAGAGGATAAGAGCTCATAGATGATGGGAAATCTCACCTTTATGATCAAATCACAAATATTTGGTGAAGGGGGGAATTGGGGAAGCTTTGTtgttctcctcttcttcttcctccagatcAGGTCCAGGCTGCCTTTGAAGGTGGGGGAGGACGTGGTGCAGCAACGAGGGACATGGGGAGGAGTGGGGAGGGAAGGGAGGAGGGAGCAAGCTGGCTGGAGAGGGGTGGGGGTGGCGTGGAGGAGGAGCGAACGCGACGGCGAGCAGAGGCGGCGCACCAAGGGGGCGTGGAGGAGGAGCGGACACGACGGCGAGCGGAGGCGGCGCACCAAGGGGGCGTGGAGGAGGAGCGGACACGACGGCGAGCGGAGGCGGCGCACCAAGGGGGCGTGGAGGAGGAGCGGACGCGACGGCGAGCGGAGGCGGCGACGTGGCAGGGACCGTGCCAGCGCGGGGTCAGGGTTCGAGAGAGGGAGATGAGGAGATGCGACGCGAGAGTGCGGAAGGGAGCGACGGCTAGGCTCTCAACGCTTGCTATTGGATATTTTCCTAACCACGTGAAATGTCAAAAATACCCTCGGCGGCCACCCAATTTTACAGGCGGTGGCGCGATCTGGAGGGCGCCGACGAACCGCACTAGCCACACTCGCATCCATAGACGCTGACCGGCGCGACCCACCAGCCAGGGTCCCCACACATCAGCGAGGCAGCAAAGTAATTCCGGAGTAAGAAAAGTTAGTAAGAAAAATCGAATGGAGGCTACTATTCATCACTATTCATTGTAGCAGTGATCTGGGCTTGATCCGACGGCCGAGGTCATCCGAAGGCGAGATCCTACGGTCCAGAATGCATCAAAGGAAAATCCGACGGCCAGGAATCCCGAGCGGGAGGAAGCCTGGGTGTCCACTACCGTGCTTGTTTCTGGATGGATggacgtatctgatcgtttgggcgtTACTTCCTTGTGTTCATCGGCAGCGTACCAAGAAAATACCTCTTCTACCCTTCAGTCTCTCTGTAGACATTGCGAGCCCATCGCCTGCACCTGCACGGCGCCACGGCTAGACAAGCTTGTGCAATCCGGCGCCCGATTGGCCGACCACGATGCACAGCTCGCTCGCGAGGCAGGCGGGCCCGCCGATCCGGCCTAGCTGCGCGAACCAGAGCCGCCGCCGCGATCGATCCGGGTCGGTCCGGTGCCGCGCCGAGGCCGCGCCGCCGGTGTCCGTCGCTAGGACGGGGCCGTTCACCGGGAGGGACCCGGAGGTGAAGAAGCCGGCGTGGCTGAGGCAGAGGGCGGCGCACGGGGAGAAGTACGCGCGGATGCGGGAGTCGCTCGGCGAGCTCAAGCTCAACACCGTCTGCGTCGAGGCCCAGTGCCCCAACATCGGCGAGGTATTCTACACGCACCGGTACACACCTCCCGCCGCGGCGATGCTTCGCTCGTATGATTCGATCCTGCGTGCCTGGCATAATACGATCAGCACGAGGAATTTCTGCGAGACGGTAGCAAGTGTTTGCTTTTGGTGTCGGGCTTAACGAAATCTGCTGCTTTGGGGGGCGCAGTGTTGGAACggagggggaggggccggcggGGAAGGCGACGGCATTGCCACGGCGACCATCATGGTGCTCGGCGATACATGCACGCGTGGTTGTCGATTCTGCGCCGTGAAGACCAGCAACAAGCCTCCGCCGCCGGATCCCATGGAACCTCTGAACACGGCCTTGGCCGTTGCAAGTTGGGGGTAAATTTCTGCGGACTGCGCTTCGGTGGTTTCTCATCTACAGATTTTCCACTAATGGCTTGTCATTTTTGAGCGACTGATTTTATCAAGTGGTATAAGTAAAAAAACAAGAAGAGATAACAGTGCAATTTATGAAGTTTAGATTCAAGTCAATGCAAATATGCCAATTCGATATGCATGATTACACAGTGTCTGACTGTGTTGTTCGTTCCAGAGTAGACTATGTTGTGCTGACAAGTGTTGATAGAGATGACTTACCTGATGGGGGGAGTGGCCATTTTGCTCAGACAGTGAGAGCTTTGAAGGTTTACCTCGCATACTATTTTGATGTGTCTTTCATTGATCTTTTGTCAAAATGCTGTGCTAAAGATTTCTGGACTTCCTAAGCAGGAGCTCAAACCGGGGATATTGGTCGAATGCTTAACTTCGGACTTTCGAGGTGATCTGGAGGCTGTTTCCTCTTTGGCCGATTCTAATCTAGATGTCTTTGCGCACAACATTGAAACTGTGAGGAGTCTGCAGAGAATCGTGAGGGATCCTCGAGCAGGGTAATTTGATCCGCTGATTTTAGTGGCATGACACTGTATGTTAGACTATTGTAAAATTGAAGTTTGTAGCACTAATAACTTAATTCCTCAGATTAATTGACCTGATAGATTATCACTCATCAACAATTCCAGAATAGCTAAAGTACAAAGGATCGCTACTTCCGGTTTCTTTCTTGTTTACTTCTGATATTCTCTTCAAACCTATACAATGGCTAGAGGTCTGAAACACTGTATAGGATCTATATAGAAAATCGATGATTACAAATGTATTTGCTTTGTCTTGTTTATTACTTGAATAATATGCATAGTCCTGGCTGAAACCAACCTAACAAAGTTAAGCAAATGTTCCTTCTATTCATTCTGGTGCTCTGACACTGCAATCAGTCCTAAAACATTACTGTACTACGGCAATGTGATCAACCTCAGGCCATTGGAGTGTTTTAGTCTGGATGATGTATCTTCAAATTTGACCTCTGAGCAACTATGAATCTAGTTTTAATCCAGCTCCACAAACCTTACCAAATGTTCTCGGATGTGAACCATATCAGAGACCTTACTTAGTTTTGATCAAAAGTAGAATTTTACTCTATTTGATTAGTGAGTTGCTATAATATCACGTTATAAATGCCAGATATTGGATTATTTCTTAACTGGCCAATTGCCATTCCGTAGTATCTGGATGTCTTCAGTTTGCATGACGCGGTGTGTTTTATTTGAGTTTTGCGAAAAAATTCACACCTGTTGATATAAATGCTAACGCTAACGACGAAGGTGTCTAGTACAGAAGTTAGTATATTCCAGCAATGTCCAGTTAGTCCTTGTATCTTTTTTTTCTCATGGTATTTGGCTCTGGAAGAATCTCTTGTCACCTCTCATATTTTACAGATATGAGCAGAGCTTAGCTGTTCTAAAGCATGCAAAAATTTGCAAAGAGGGGATGATAACCAAGTCTTctatcatgcttggtcttggggaaACTGACGAGGAAGTGAAACAAGCCATGATTGACTTAAGGGCAGTTGGTGTCGATATTCTCACATTGGGCCAATATTTACAGGTTAGCCCTGCACCCATATTTTAACTTTGGTGTAGCATGTAATTAAATATTTTTCTTCCTACTTGATGTTTCAGCCAACAGAAAAACATTTGACAGTAAGAGAGTATGTGACGCCTGAGAAGTTCCAGTTTTGGAAGGAGTATGGAGAATCGTTGGGTTTTTGTTATGTTGCTAGTGGACCTCTGGTACGTGCTACATGTTGTTGATTACTCCTGTATACTGCTGCTCTGAAAAAAATGGTATTGCTATGCATAACTGAAGTTCTGGAAATATTATCTTCATTGCCCATGCTATATAGTTAATCAAGAAATACAGTTTCTGGTCCTATTTCTAGTTCTTCGGTCAAGTAGTGGAGTGGGCATGTAGTTTCATAATAGCCTGTACCAGTGAATTTTATAAGAGGAACTGGTGGACAAGCCCCTGTTTCATATAGTGAAATCCGTATAAAAATGGTTAATAGTTCAGGAATCTGAAACAAGAAATAAAGAACAGACTGAGCTCAAAGGCAACAGCCTCTGACATGCAGCAACGGATGCAACACAATGGTCAAACGCCTTGGACTAGGTTTTGCAAGCGTACAAACGTTGCCCCCAGCAGTGCAGTGATTTGCATGAACTCACTTTCTTTGTGGTGCGATTCTTGTCAGGTCCGGTCTTCGTACCGTGCAGGAGAGCTCTTTGTCGAGAATTTGGTCAGAAATAAGAAGACTAAGCCTGCATCTGCCTCTTAAGTCTCAACCAAGATATGTTGACCTACAAAAGCAATTCATCGGATTCTTCCACTTTGTATGTTCAGAGCAGCACCAGAAAAGCAGGGGCGGCACAATCATTCTATTATTCTGAAAGTTTGTCCCCTGCTTTTCTTTTTTATATAGCACACACACTTTTGATATTTATCACTGTAGATTCCCGGATGCCATTTTTGTTGTTGTATCATTACCTTTGAAAGAATATAGGAAAAGCTATTCATGAGTAGTCCACATGAAGCTGTCCCTCTGTCGTTTGATTATGTGATGCTTTATCCATCACTTAGGAGAATGCATCCAACACTTTCATGTCTTAGGTACTTCCGGTGCATCTGTATATTTTGCCTATTTAAAAGTTAAAGCATTCTTTTGGAGATAAAATCACAACACTAACACTACATATATCTATTATGCtataaaattatagaatcaaagtcTAACAATAGTGTTAAATTGGCCGAATTCACAGTTCAATTTGAAGGATTTGTCATTTTTTAGTTTTCTGAGTGATGTTTTGAATTTGGATTTGAAATTTTGTGACACAGTCGATATATTATCTTGTCTTTCTTCCTAGAATTTTCGTGACTCTTATTGTGAAGTTCTCAGAATCATATACGGGGGTGCTGGAATTTTGGTCACTCTTATTGTGAAGTTCTCAGATATAGGAGTGCCGG contains:
- the LOC119277121 gene encoding lipoyl synthase 1, chloroplastic — translated: MHSSLARQAGPPIRPSCANQSRRRDRSGSVRCRAEAAPPVSVARTGPFTGRDPEVKKPAWLRQRAAHGEKYARMRESLGELKLNTVCVEAQCPNIGECWNGGGGAGGEGDGIATATIMVLGDTCTRGCRFCAVKTSNKPPPPDPMEPLNTALAVASWGVDYVVLTSVDRDDLPDGGSGHFAQTVRALKELKPGILVECLTSDFRGDLEAVSSLADSNLDVFAHNIETVRSLQRIVRDPRAGYEQSLAVLKHAKICKEGMITKSSIMLGLGETDEEVKQAMIDLRAVGVDILTLGQYLQPTEKHLTVREYVTPEKFQFWKEYGESLGFCYVASGPLVRSSYRAGELFVENLVRNKKTKPASAS